One Candidatus Limnocylindrales bacterium genomic window carries:
- a CDS encoding rhomboid family intramembrane serine protease: MSNPTARTVLRAGLKTHQAQQAVILLLAMGLDAQARNQPPLGWEVSVPEEQAERAEALLREKEPERPAPPPAPTLFPHGAWSGKAAYAAAGLGALCVAIHLYVHEGVGPSPRSRMIEAGAVVPYLVAQGEWWRLLSAVFLHFDIRHLVSNMSALAILGPPLAAELGVGRFLAAFVISGVAGNVLSQLLNASAAVKAGASGGVCGILGALAGTALPYAAGTYEQRRPAWQTLGALAALFGMMVGFEPGRDHYAHVGGVLAGVVLGRWLRPANSRILPVPDQDAG; this comes from the coding sequence ATGAGCAACCCGACGGCCCGCACCGTCTTGCGTGCGGGCCTCAAGACCCACCAGGCGCAGCAAGCGGTCATCCTCCTGCTGGCAATGGGCCTGGATGCGCAGGCGCGCAATCAGCCGCCGCTTGGCTGGGAAGTCAGCGTGCCCGAGGAGCAGGCCGAGCGGGCCGAAGCCCTGCTGCGCGAGAAGGAGCCCGAGCGCCCGGCGCCGCCGCCGGCGCCGACGCTGTTTCCGCACGGCGCATGGTCGGGAAAGGCCGCGTACGCAGCGGCGGGCCTGGGCGCGTTGTGCGTGGCGATCCACCTGTACGTGCACGAAGGCGTCGGGCCATCGCCGCGCTCACGGATGATCGAAGCGGGCGCGGTGGTGCCCTATCTCGTCGCGCAGGGCGAGTGGTGGCGGCTGCTGAGCGCGGTCTTTCTGCACTTCGACATACGCCACTTGGTCAGCAACATGTCGGCGCTGGCCATCCTCGGCCCACCGCTCGCCGCCGAGCTGGGCGTGGGGCGGTTCCTGGCGGCCTTCGTCATCAGCGGCGTTGCCGGCAACGTCCTCAGCCAGCTGCTGAACGCCAGCGCTGCGGTCAAGGCCGGCGCCTCCGGCGGCGTGTGCGGCATCCTCGGCGCGCTGGCAGGGACGGCGCTGCCGTATGCCGCCGGAACCTATGAGCAGCGGCGTCCGGCGTGGCAGACGCTCGGTGCTCTGGCGGCGTTGTTCGGGATGATGGTGGGGTTCGAGCCGGGTCGCGATCACTATGCGCACGTCGGTGGCGTGCTGGCGGGCGTGGTGCTGGGGCGCTGGCTGAGGCCGGCAAACTCACGCATCCTGCCGGTCCCCGACCAGGACGCCGGATGA
- a CDS encoding PQQ-dependent dehydrogenase, methanol/ethanol family: MTATFGGALALASLLLTARALAAPAALHAQALAAHADMHLPGRAAPHEPQADAVVAQASATGAVAAPASSTATPLNGQRPPAWVDTQRLEAADTEPGQWLGHGRTFSEQRFSPLARIDKSNVAQLELAWFYDAGTTRGNETTPLVIDGVLYATGAWSKVYALDAATGKQLWMYDPAVPGAKARDACCDVVNRGVAAWKGRLYLGALDGRLICLDAATGKVVWEVQTTDTARPYTITGAPRVLKDKVIIGNGGAEFGVRGYFSAYDADTGRMLWRFYTVPASKTGPFEHPELEFAAATWSSDSLWESGLGGTVWDSMSYDPQLDLLYVGVGNASVYNREQRSPGGGDNLFVASILAVDPDDGSLRWHYQTTPGEAWDYTATQHMILADIVIGGAAHQVLLQAPKNGFFYVLDRKTGDLISAAPYIDVSWASGIDIKTGRPIERAEAAWNKGRSLVTPGIPGGHNWHPMAYSPLTGLVYIPTFESVYAYLPDARYKYALGHFNTAEDLPSVAAEVEGFEELARYNVRTHLTAWDPVRNAQAWQIDHGHGIPAGALATAGGLVFQGRTSGMFAAYDATSGQLLWERDAGTGIMASPVTYEVAGEQFVAVMTGLGGSAGGHYTRVPAPNTGRIVAYKIGGQAVLPSPPEPAAKTITAPAIPATAEQLERGRALYSMHCARCHGVGTISSGLYPDLRFSAAEIYTVWNQIVLGGVFASRGMASFADVLSEQDAQDIRAYVASRARHEPGWLEWLGQALAGRLQLPARWLAQ, encoded by the coding sequence GTGACGGCAACGTTTGGCGGCGCGCTCGCGCTCGCATCCCTTCTGCTGACGGCGCGCGCGCTGGCGGCGCCGGCGGCTCTGCACGCGCAGGCCCTGGCGGCGCACGCCGACATGCATCTTCCTGGCAGAGCTGCGCCGCACGAGCCGCAAGCCGATGCGGTGGTCGCGCAGGCATCGGCAACCGGCGCGGTTGCAGCGCCGGCCTCTTCGACCGCAACGCCGTTGAACGGGCAACGCCCGCCGGCATGGGTCGACACGCAGCGGCTCGAAGCGGCCGATACCGAGCCGGGACAGTGGCTCGGCCACGGCCGCACCTTCTCCGAGCAGCGCTTCAGTCCGCTCGCCAGGATCGACAAGAGCAACGTTGCGCAGCTCGAGCTGGCCTGGTTCTACGATGCCGGCACCACGCGCGGCAACGAGACGACGCCGCTGGTGATCGACGGCGTCCTCTACGCCACCGGCGCATGGAGCAAGGTCTACGCGCTGGATGCCGCCACGGGAAAGCAGCTGTGGATGTACGATCCTGCCGTGCCGGGGGCCAAGGCCCGCGACGCGTGCTGCGACGTCGTCAATCGCGGCGTGGCCGCGTGGAAGGGCCGCCTTTATCTCGGCGCGCTCGATGGCCGCCTGATCTGCCTGGACGCTGCAACCGGCAAGGTCGTCTGGGAAGTGCAGACCACCGACACCGCCCGTCCCTACACCATTACCGGCGCGCCGCGCGTGCTGAAGGACAAGGTCATCATCGGCAACGGCGGCGCCGAGTTCGGGGTGCGCGGCTACTTCAGCGCTTACGACGCCGACACCGGCCGGATGCTGTGGCGCTTCTACACGGTGCCGGCAAGCAAGACCGGGCCGTTCGAACATCCCGAGCTCGAATTCGCGGCAGCGACGTGGTCGTCCGATTCGCTGTGGGAGTCGGGCCTCGGCGGAACCGTCTGGGACTCGATGTCCTACGACCCGCAACTCGACCTCCTCTATGTCGGCGTCGGCAACGCCTCCGTCTACAACCGCGAGCAGCGAAGCCCCGGCGGCGGAGACAATCTGTTCGTCGCCTCGATCCTGGCCGTCGATCCGGACGATGGATCGCTCCGATGGCACTACCAGACCACACCGGGCGAGGCGTGGGACTACACGGCCACGCAGCACATGATCCTGGCCGACATCGTCATCGGTGGCGCCGCGCACCAGGTACTGCTTCAGGCACCGAAGAACGGCTTCTTCTACGTGCTCGACCGCAAGACGGGCGACCTGATCTCTGCCGCGCCCTACATCGACGTCTCCTGGGCCAGCGGCATCGACATCAAGACGGGCCGGCCCATCGAGCGCGCCGAGGCGGCCTGGAACAAGGGCCGTTCACTCGTCACTCCCGGCATTCCCGGTGGCCACAACTGGCATCCGATGGCCTACAGCCCGCTGACCGGGCTCGTCTACATTCCGACTTTCGAATCGGTGTACGCCTACCTGCCCGACGCCAGGTACAAGTACGCGCTCGGCCACTTCAACACGGCCGAGGATCTGCCGTCGGTGGCGGCCGAGGTCGAAGGCTTCGAGGAGCTGGCACGCTACAACGTCCGCACGCATCTGACGGCGTGGGATCCGGTGCGCAACGCGCAGGCCTGGCAGATCGATCATGGGCACGGCATTCCTGCCGGCGCTCTGGCAACGGCCGGCGGCCTGGTCTTTCAGGGCCGGACGTCGGGAATGTTCGCGGCGTATGATGCCACAAGCGGGCAGCTGCTGTGGGAGCGCGATGCCGGCACCGGAATCATGGCATCGCCGGTCACGTACGAAGTCGCCGGTGAGCAGTTCGTCGCCGTCATGACGGGCCTCGGCGGCTCCGCCGGCGGTCATTACACGCGCGTGCCGGCGCCGAACACCGGCCGCATCGTCGCGTACAAGATCGGCGGCCAGGCGGTGTTGCCCTCGCCCCCCGAGCCCGCAGCCAAAACCATCACCGCTCCAGCCATTCCGGCCACTGCCGAGCAGCTCGAGCGCGGACGCGCGCTCTACAGCATGCACTGCGCCCGCTGCCACGGCGTCGGCACGATCAGCTCGGGCCTTTATCCGGACCTGCGCTTTTCGGCCGCCGAGATCTACACCGTCTGGAACCAGATCGTCCTTGGCGGCGTGTTCGCGAGCAGAGGCATGGCTTCCTTCGCCGACGTTCTGAGCGAGCAGGACGCGCAGGACATTCGGGCGTACGTGGCCTCGAGAGCACGGCACGAGCCGGGCTGGCTCGAGTGGCTAGGCCAGGCACTCGCCGGCCGGCTCCAGCTGCCTGCACGGTGGCTGGCGCAATAA
- a CDS encoding 3-isopropylmalate dehydrogenase, with protein MHKIAVIPGDGTGPEVVAEALKVLSAAADSCGFKYETTEFDFGGDRYLRTGEVLPETAVADLQKFDAILLGAIGHPDVKPGILEKGILLRLRFELDLYINLRPVKLYPGVETPLADKGPEHIDFVVVRENTEGLYAGAGGYLRRGTPHEVAVQESVNTRHGVERCLRYAFEYTRKRGRRNTLTLCGKTNVLTYAFDLWERAFHEVGNADYPDIKREYAHVDATCMWMVKNPEWFDVIVTDNMFGDIITDLGAMIQGGMGIAAGGNIHPGKVSMFEPIGGSAPKYTGQNVINPMAAIAAAQMLLAELGETRAADQIEKAIAHVAAEKLESMNAGRMGYSTTQVGDLVADAVATLS; from the coding sequence TTGCACAAGATTGCCGTCATTCCCGGCGATGGCACCGGCCCCGAGGTCGTTGCCGAAGCTCTCAAGGTCCTCAGCGCGGCCGCCGACAGCTGCGGCTTCAAATACGAGACTACCGAGTTCGACTTTGGCGGCGACCGCTACCTGCGCACGGGCGAGGTGCTGCCGGAGACGGCAGTTGCCGACCTGCAGAAATTCGACGCGATCCTGCTCGGAGCCATCGGACACCCCGACGTCAAGCCGGGTATTCTCGAGAAGGGCATCCTGCTGCGCCTGCGCTTCGAGCTGGACCTGTACATCAACCTGCGACCGGTCAAGCTCTATCCCGGTGTCGAGACGCCGCTGGCCGACAAGGGGCCCGAGCACATCGACTTCGTCGTCGTGCGCGAGAACACCGAAGGCCTCTACGCCGGCGCCGGCGGCTACCTGCGGCGCGGCACGCCGCACGAAGTGGCGGTGCAGGAGTCGGTCAACACCCGCCACGGCGTCGAGCGATGCCTGCGCTACGCGTTCGAGTACACGCGCAAGCGCGGCCGCCGCAACACGCTCACGCTTTGTGGCAAGACCAACGTCCTCACCTATGCGTTCGACCTGTGGGAGCGCGCGTTCCACGAAGTGGGCAACGCCGACTATCCCGACATCAAGCGCGAGTACGCGCACGTGGATGCCACGTGCATGTGGATGGTGAAGAACCCGGAATGGTTCGACGTGATCGTCACCGACAACATGTTCGGCGACATCATCACCGACCTCGGCGCGATGATCCAGGGCGGCATGGGCATCGCCGCCGGCGGCAACATCCATCCCGGCAAGGTCTCGATGTTCGAGCCGATCGGCGGCTCGGCGCCCAAGTACACGGGGCAGAACGTCATCAATCCGATGGCGGCCATCGCCGCCGCGCAGATGCTGCTGGCCGAGCTCGGCGAGACGCGGGCGGCCGATCAGATCGAGAAGGCCATCGCGCACGTGGCGGCCGAGAAGCTCGAATCGATGAACGCCGGCCGGATGGGCTACAGCACCACGCAGGTCGGCGACCTGGTCGCCGACGCCGTCGCCACGCTGTCGTAG
- a CDS encoding (2Fe-2S) ferredoxin domain-containing protein, protein MKRHFFVCTHRRSEGGPKASCAVNGSESVLFALREERERRGLSAEVNLTATGCLGPCPVRGASIVVYPEGVWYTGVTEADVPEIVQRHMIGGQPVDRLRDPFFDQ, encoded by the coding sequence GTGAAACGACACTTCTTCGTCTGCACTCATCGACGCTCCGAAGGCGGCCCCAAGGCATCCTGCGCCGTCAACGGCTCGGAGTCCGTTCTGTTCGCGCTTCGGGAGGAGAGGGAACGACGGGGGCTGTCGGCCGAGGTCAACCTGACCGCGACCGGCTGCCTCGGACCGTGCCCGGTGCGCGGCGCCTCCATCGTCGTCTATCCCGAAGGCGTCTGGTACACGGGCGTCACCGAAGCCGACGTTCCCGAAATCGTCCAGCGGCACATGATCGGCGGCCAGCCCGTGGATCGGCTGCGCGACCCGTTCTTCGACCAATAG
- a CDS encoding Coq4 family protein: protein MNGVRGRGVLKRRIDPKEANRAIKRLLNNPDDTAQVFAIIRALTGDSFERLFQRTLADPEGRRVLETRTDLVGVLEDRERLRSMPIGSLGRTYVEFVEREHISASGLVDASDQHIEESVFLDPRAKNLSDRLRDAHDIWHVVTGYGRDLLGEGSLLAFTCAQVRNPGVAFIVIAGLIKLYANGHKDAPRLFWQGFRRGLRARNMTAVDWEGWLERPLEEIRAELRVDAPPVYEPLFSEAAAALH, encoded by the coding sequence ATGAACGGTGTCAGAGGCCGAGGCGTCCTGAAGCGAAGGATCGACCCCAAAGAGGCAAATCGAGCCATCAAGCGGCTCTTGAACAATCCCGACGATACCGCCCAGGTTTTCGCGATCATCCGCGCGCTTACCGGTGATAGCTTCGAGCGTCTCTTCCAGAGGACACTGGCCGATCCGGAAGGTCGCCGGGTTCTGGAAACGCGCACGGATCTGGTGGGCGTGCTCGAGGACCGCGAGCGGCTGCGCTCGATGCCGATCGGATCGCTTGGCCGCACGTACGTCGAGTTCGTCGAGCGCGAGCACATCTCCGCATCCGGCCTCGTCGACGCCAGCGACCAGCACATCGAGGAGAGCGTCTTCCTCGACCCGCGCGCCAAGAACCTGTCCGACCGCCTGCGCGACGCGCACGACATCTGGCACGTCGTCACCGGCTACGGGCGCGATCTGCTCGGCGAAGGCTCGCTGCTGGCGTTCACGTGCGCGCAGGTACGCAATCCCGGCGTGGCCTTCATCGTCATCGCGGGCCTGATCAAGCTCTACGCCAACGGGCACAAGGACGCGCCGCGGCTGTTCTGGCAGGGATTCCGTCGCGGTCTCAGGGCGCGCAACATGACGGCCGTCGACTGGGAAGGCTGGCTCGAGCGGCCGCTCGAGGAGATTCGCGCCGAGCTGCGGGTGGATGCGCCGCCCGTTTATGAGCCTCTGTTCTCGGAGGCTGCGGCGGCGCTGCACTGA
- a CDS encoding YdeI/OmpD-associated family protein — MPRLPANAVHPFTRAQWRAWLAKNHRRTTGVWLVWYRRETGKPRVEYAHAVEEALCYGWIDSKAMTLDATRSMQWFSPRKSGSRWSALNKERVARMIAQRRMTAAGLAKVAAAQADGSWSRLDGVEALEIPRDLAAAFRRHRRSGVHFEMFPASVKRMILAWILEAKKPETRARRIEETARLASQNIRARGNVAGNRSKARSGRGNP, encoded by the coding sequence ATGCCCAGGCTTCCCGCCAACGCCGTTCATCCCTTCACTCGCGCTCAGTGGCGCGCCTGGCTGGCGAAAAATCACCGGCGCACGACCGGCGTCTGGCTCGTCTGGTATCGGCGTGAGACGGGCAAGCCTCGCGTCGAGTACGCACACGCCGTCGAAGAGGCGCTCTGCTACGGCTGGATCGACAGCAAAGCGATGACGCTCGACGCGACTCGATCGATGCAGTGGTTCAGTCCACGCAAGTCCGGGAGCCGGTGGTCCGCGCTGAACAAGGAACGCGTCGCACGCATGATCGCGCAGCGCCGGATGACTGCAGCCGGGCTGGCCAAGGTGGCGGCGGCGCAGGCGGATGGATCGTGGAGCCGCCTCGACGGCGTCGAGGCGCTCGAGATTCCACGCGACCTGGCGGCCGCATTCCGGCGCCATCGCCGATCCGGCGTCCACTTCGAGATGTTCCCCGCATCGGTCAAGCGAATGATCCTGGCTTGGATCCTGGAGGCGAAGAAGCCGGAGACGCGCGCGCGCCGGATCGAAGAGACGGCTCGGCTCGCATCGCAGAACATCCGCGCGCGCGGGAACGTCGCCGGCAACCGCAGCAAAGCCCGGAGTGGTCGAGGCAATCCTTGA
- a CDS encoding BolA family protein produces the protein MHTVDVIREKLTAALAPTELVIEDDSGRHRGHKGSGGGGHYLVRVVSDRFAGLGPVARHRLVYQALSNEMGGSVHALALTTLTPEEAAPR, from the coding sequence ATGCACACCGTCGACGTCATCCGCGAAAAGCTGACGGCAGCGCTGGCGCCGACCGAGCTGGTTATCGAAGACGACAGCGGCCGCCATCGCGGACACAAGGGCAGCGGCGGCGGCGGCCACTACCTCGTGCGCGTGGTTTCGGACCGCTTCGCCGGTCTCGGACCGGTTGCGCGTCACCGGCTCGTCTATCAGGCCCTCAGCAACGAGATGGGCGGCAGCGTCCATGCGCTGGCGCTGACGACGCTGACGCCCGAGGAAGCAGCGCCCAGATAG
- a CDS encoding nitroreductase family deazaflavin-dependent oxidoreductase, giving the protein MKLPKQATLILTHYGRRSGKPFNVKIWYADVDGELWIGSMDGNRNWVKNVRASGRAKVDFGTGPLECTFEPVTDAEGTARYRAAIAAKYPILSRIIALLVRRGRYATFRGRLKD; this is encoded by the coding sequence GTGAAGCTGCCGAAGCAGGCCACGTTGATCCTGACGCACTACGGGCGGCGCTCGGGCAAGCCATTCAACGTCAAGATCTGGTACGCGGACGTGGACGGCGAGCTCTGGATCGGCAGCATGGACGGCAACCGGAATTGGGTAAAGAACGTGCGGGCCTCCGGCCGCGCCAAAGTCGACTTCGGCACCGGCCCTTTGGAGTGCACGTTCGAGCCGGTCACCGATGCGGAGGGCACCGCGCGGTATCGCGCCGCCATCGCGGCCAAATACCCGATCCTTAGCAGGATCATCGCGCTGCTGGTGCGCCGCGGACGTTACGCCACGTTTCGCGGGCGCCTGAAGGATTGA
- a CDS encoding aminotransferase class III-fold pyridoxal phosphate-dependent enzyme has translation MSRFEHPVGDALMARAERVIPGGIYGHQSPSFLVEGIFPRFLSRSRGCRVWDPDGHEYVDFLCAYGPMVLGYLDPVVEAAAEEQRRQCDSGNVPPPNMVELAEKLVAITVGMDWAMFAKNGSDVCTWALAVARHATGRDVVVMAQGTYHGVHGWCNSFGRGFPAADRANIASFVWNDVGSLEHAFAQNDGRVAGVIVTPFRHEAMHDQEMPAPGFLQAVRDLCTRHGSVMIVDDVRAGFRLHIGGSTQRWSVTPDMLVYSKAVANGYPLAVMMGRDSLRDAARAVFVTGTFFTQAVPIAAAIATVAEIEKRGAIARMERAGQRLCDGLIERARGYGLEVTISGPPAIPFMSFVADAGGFDRNRLFAGEAAANGAFFHPHHNWFVSAAHEDADIDAGLAAAEAGFAAVARKFGKDRA, from the coding sequence ATGAGCAGATTCGAGCATCCCGTCGGTGATGCCCTGATGGCGCGTGCCGAGCGCGTCATCCCCGGCGGCATCTACGGCCACCAGAGCCCATCCTTCCTCGTCGAAGGCATCTTTCCGCGCTTCCTGTCGCGTTCGCGCGGCTGCCGCGTCTGGGATCCGGACGGGCACGAGTACGTCGACTTCCTGTGCGCGTATGGTCCCATGGTGCTCGGTTATCTCGATCCAGTGGTCGAGGCCGCGGCCGAGGAGCAGCGCCGTCAGTGCGACAGCGGAAACGTTCCGCCGCCGAACATGGTCGAGCTGGCCGAGAAGCTGGTTGCGATCACGGTCGGCATGGACTGGGCGATGTTCGCCAAGAACGGCTCCGACGTCTGCACCTGGGCGCTCGCCGTGGCGCGGCACGCCACCGGCCGCGACGTCGTCGTGATGGCGCAGGGCACCTACCACGGCGTGCACGGCTGGTGTAACTCGTTCGGCCGTGGCTTTCCCGCCGCCGACCGCGCCAACATCGCCAGCTTCGTCTGGAACGATGTCGGCTCGCTCGAGCACGCGTTCGCGCAGAATGACGGCCGCGTGGCCGGCGTGATCGTCACACCGTTTCGTCACGAGGCCATGCACGATCAGGAGATGCCCGCGCCGGGGTTCCTGCAGGCGGTGCGCGATCTGTGCACCCGCCACGGCAGCGTCATGATCGTCGACGACGTGCGCGCGGGGTTCCGGCTGCACATCGGCGGCTCGACGCAGCGCTGGAGCGTGACACCGGACATGCTCGTGTATTCGAAGGCGGTGGCCAACGGGTATCCGCTGGCCGTCATGATGGGCCGCGATTCGCTCCGTGATGCGGCGCGGGCCGTGTTCGTCACGGGTACCTTCTTCACACAGGCCGTTCCCATCGCCGCCGCCATCGCGACGGTGGCCGAGATCGAAAAGCGCGGCGCCATCGCCAGGATGGAACGGGCCGGCCAGCGGCTGTGCGACGGGCTGATCGAGCGCGCTCGCGGCTACGGCCTGGAAGTGACGATCAGCGGACCGCCGGCCATTCCGTTCATGAGCTTCGTGGCCGATGCCGGCGGCTTCGATCGCAACCGCCTCTTCGCCGGCGAGGCTGCGGCCAATGGCGCGTTCTTCCATCCGCACCACAACTGGTTCGTCTCGGCCGCGCACGAAGATGCCGACATCGATGCGGGCCTCGCGGCGGCCGAGGCCGGGTTTGCCGCCGTGGCGCGAAAGTTCGGCAAGGATCGCGCGTGA
- a CDS encoding aldehyde dehydrogenase family protein: MAATAANIAFDTDARDRIAAIPARLRETFRTGRTRPAAWRKEQLRAIEQLLKENTQRFEEALRKDLGKPAFEAYTTDLGFPLGEAALALKNLDSWMRPQRAPLPAIQKPGKAWIQFDPLGVVLIIAPWNYPVQLTFNPLVAAVAAGNCAVVKPSEMTPATSALIAELIPRYMDNDCIAVVEGAVEETTLLLEQPFDHIFYTGNGRVGRVVMAAAARHLTPVTLELGGKSPCIVMPDADLDVAAHRIAWGKWTNAGQTCTAPDYVLVHSEVEEELVEKLKETLAEFYGDDPKASDSYGRIVGDRHVERLASVLQDDVEVVAGGQIDRAQRYVAPTIVRAKPTAKVMEDEIFGPILPILTVESEQEAIDFINEREKPLALYVFTSDNTLAQRVLGETSSGGACVNATLWHVANPNLPFGGVGPSGMGSYHGRWGFECFSHRKAVVQKPTRMDPKVAYPPYTRMKEWLARKFM, translated from the coding sequence ATGGCAGCTACCGCCGCAAACATCGCCTTCGACACCGACGCCCGCGACCGCATCGCCGCAATCCCTGCCCGTCTTCGCGAGACGTTCCGCACGGGCAGGACGCGTCCGGCAGCCTGGCGCAAGGAGCAGCTTCGAGCGATCGAGCAACTGCTCAAGGAGAACACGCAGCGCTTCGAGGAGGCGCTGCGCAAGGACCTCGGCAAGCCGGCCTTCGAAGCCTACACGACCGATCTCGGATTCCCTTTGGGCGAAGCCGCGCTGGCGCTGAAGAACCTCGATTCGTGGATGCGGCCGCAGCGCGCGCCTCTGCCGGCGATCCAGAAGCCCGGCAAGGCCTGGATCCAGTTCGACCCGCTCGGAGTGGTTCTGATCATCGCACCATGGAACTACCCCGTGCAGCTCACCTTCAACCCGCTGGTCGCGGCCGTTGCGGCCGGCAACTGCGCGGTGGTCAAGCCGTCGGAGATGACTCCGGCGACCTCGGCCCTGATCGCCGAGCTCATCCCCAGGTACATGGACAACGACTGCATCGCGGTCGTCGAAGGCGCGGTCGAGGAGACCACGCTGCTTCTGGAGCAGCCGTTCGACCACATCTTCTACACCGGCAACGGCCGCGTCGGACGCGTGGTGATGGCGGCGGCCGCGAGGCACCTGACGCCGGTGACGCTGGAGCTGGGCGGCAAGAGCCCGTGCATCGTCATGCCGGACGCCGATCTGGACGTGGCCGCGCATCGCATCGCCTGGGGCAAGTGGACCAACGCCGGCCAGACCTGCACCGCTCCCGACTACGTGCTCGTGCACAGCGAGGTCGAGGAAGAGCTGGTCGAGAAGCTCAAGGAGACGCTGGCCGAGTTCTACGGCGACGATCCCAAGGCTTCCGACAGCTACGGCCGCATCGTCGGCGACCGTCACGTGGAGCGGCTTGCGAGCGTTCTGCAGGACGACGTCGAAGTCGTCGCGGGCGGACAGATCGACCGCGCCCAGCGTTACGTCGCGCCGACCATCGTTCGAGCAAAGCCTACGGCCAAGGTGATGGAGGATGAGATCTTCGGCCCCATCCTTCCCATCCTCACCGTCGAAAGCGAGCAGGAGGCGATCGACTTCATCAACGAGCGCGAGAAGCCGCTGGCGCTCTACGTCTTCACCTCCGACAACACGCTGGCGCAGCGCGTGCTCGGCGAGACGAGCTCGGGCGGCGCGTGCGTCAACGCCACGCTCTGGCATGTGGCGAATCCGAACCTGCCCTTTGGCGGCGTCGGGCCCAGCGGCATGGGCTCCTATCACGGGCGCTGGGGCTTCGAGTGTTTCAGCCATCGCAAGGCGGTGGTGCAAAAGCCGACGCGGATGGATCCCAAGGTCGCCTACCCGCCCTACACGCGCATGAAGGAGTGGCTGGCCCGCAAATTCATGTAG
- a CDS encoding VOC family protein, protein MQLTPYLFFNGDCAEALKLYERCLGARILARMTWAEAPMADQMPKALHDKVMHFHMEIDGSSVMGGDAPPERYNRPQGFFVAIRTGSIEQAERMFADLSEKGVVREPIGETFFALRFGMLVDRFGTPWMVLCERSM, encoded by the coding sequence ATGCAACTGACGCCCTATTTGTTCTTCAACGGAGACTGCGCCGAGGCCCTGAAGCTGTACGAACGGTGCCTGGGGGCCAGAATCCTGGCCAGGATGACGTGGGCCGAAGCGCCAATGGCCGACCAGATGCCCAAGGCGCTGCACGACAAGGTCATGCACTTTCACATGGAGATCGACGGCAGCTCCGTCATGGGCGGAGATGCGCCGCCGGAGCGCTACAACAGGCCGCAGGGCTTCTTCGTCGCCATCCGGACCGGAAGCATCGAGCAGGCCGAGCGGATGTTCGCCGACCTGTCCGAGAAGGGCGTGGTGCGAGAGCCGATCGGGGAGACGTTCTTCGCGCTGCGCTTCGGCATGCTCGTCGACCGTTTTGGTACTCCGTGGATGGTTCTCTGCGAGCGGTCGATGTAG
- a CDS encoding VOC family protein, whose amino-acid sequence MAGNVRPIPEGYHSITPYLIVDDASAAIEFYKKAFGATELFRIPSPGNKIGHAELRIGNSIMMMADEHPEVGARSPRTIGGSPVSIMLYVEDVDAVARQAVAAGAKCVREVSNQFYGDRAGSFEDPFGHQWHVHTHVEDVSAEEMQRRSKEMHGA is encoded by the coding sequence ATGGCTGGTAACGTTCGTCCCATCCCCGAAGGCTATCACTCCATCACCCCCTACCTCATCGTCGATGACGCATCCGCGGCCATCGAGTTCTACAAGAAGGCGTTCGGTGCCACCGAGCTGTTCCGCATCCCATCACCGGGCAACAAGATCGGCCATGCCGAGCTGCGCATCGGCAACTCGATCATGATGATGGCCGATGAGCATCCGGAGGTCGGTGCGCGCAGCCCGCGCACCATCGGCGGCTCGCCGGTCAGCATCATGCTCTACGTCGAGGACGTCGATGCGGTGGCGAGGCAGGCGGTGGCGGCCGGCGCCAAATGCGTGCGCGAGGTGAGCAACCAGTTCTATGGCGACCGCGCCGGCAGCTTCGAGGATCCCTTCGGCCATCAGTGGCACGTCCATACGCACGTCGAGGACGTGTCGGCCGAGGAGATGCAGCGGCGCTCCAAGGAGATGCACGGAGCGTAA